The following proteins come from a genomic window of Miscanthus floridulus cultivar M001 chromosome 2, ASM1932011v1, whole genome shotgun sequence:
- the LOC136516335 gene encoding AAA-ATPase ASD, mitochondrial-like — MAMETMLSGLNSGVVLSLIAVLWTVVWQNLQHLQLQQFFARHLSRHARRLAAMVDPYLSVTISEYEGGRMKRSDAYEEVKAYLSDASARGVRHLRAEGSKDADKLVLSMSDGEEVEDEFQGAKVWWWATSKPPPRSDGAAAFWGGGAAQEERRFYRLYFLERHRSLVLDTYLPRVRQLGRAVMVKNRQRKLFTNISTSQWSDGGYMRSAWSHVAFEHPKTFATLAMDPVEKKRIRDDLDMFKNGKDYYTRVGKAWKRGYLLYGPPGTGKSAMIAAMANYLDYDIYDIELTSVHSNTDLRKLFIETTSKSIIVIEDIDCSLDLTGSRKKKEAAEEDDKKDKKDGGPFRPGEKKDTSSKVTLSGLLNFIDGLWSACGGERIIVFTTNHVEKLDPALIRRGRMDKHIEMSYCGFEAFKFLAKTYLDVDSHPLFDAVGELLREVQMTPADVAENLTPKSLDDGPDSCLEDLVKALEEAKEKKASGGDEQNQQDEEEQ, encoded by the coding sequence ATGGCGATGGAAACGATGCTGAGCGGGCTCAACTCTGGCGTGGTGCTGAGTCTGATCGCCGTGCTGTGGACGGTGGTGTGGCAGAACCTGCAGCACCTGCAGCTGCAGCAGTTCTTCGCGCGGCACCTGAGCCGGCACGCGCGGCGGCTGGCGGCGATGGTGGACCCGTACCTGTCGGTGACCATCTCCGAGTACGAGGGCGGGCGGATGAAGCGCAGCGACGCGTACGAGGAGGTCAAGGCCTACCTCAGCGACGCCAGCGCCCGCGGCGTGCGCCACCTCCGGGCCGAGGGCTCCAAGGACGCCGACAAGCTCGTGCTCAGCATGTCCGACGGCGAGGAGGTGGAGGACGAGTTCCAGGGCGCCAAGGTCTGGTGGTGGGCCACCTCCAAGCCGCCGCCGCGCTCGGACGGCGCCGCGGCGTTTTGGGGCGGCGGCGCCGCGCAGGAGGAGCGCCGCTTCTACCGACTCTACTTCCTGGAACGCCACCGGTCGCTGGTGCTGGACACCTACCTCCCGCGCGTCCGCCAGCTGGGCCGCGCCGTCATGGTGAAGAACCGCCAGCGGAAGCTCTTCACCAACATCTCCACCAGCCAGTGGAGCGACGGCGGGTACATGAGGTCGGCGTGGAGCCACGTGGCGTTCGAGCACCCCAAGACGTTCGCCACGCTCGCCATGGACCCCGTCGAGAAGAAGAGGATCAGGGACGACCTCGACATGTTCAAGAACGGGAAGGACTACTACACGCGCGTCGGCAAGGCGTGGAAACGCGGGTACCTCCTTTACGGGCCCCCCGGGACGGGGAAGTCGGCCATGATCGCCGCCATGGCCAACTACCTGGACTACGACATCTACGACATCGAGCTCACGTCCGTGCACTCCAACACCGACCTCCGCAAGCTCTTCATCGAGACCACCAGCAAGTCCATCATCGTCATCGAGGACATCGACTGCTCCCTCGACCTCACCGGGTCGCGCAAGaagaaggaggcggcggaggaggacgacaagaaggacaagaaggacggCGGCCCCTTCAGGCCCGGCGAGAAAAAGGACACCAGCAGCAAGGTGACGCTGTCGGGCCTGCTCAACTTCATCGACGGGCTCTGGTCGGCGTGCGGCGGCGAGCGGATCATCGTGTTCACCACCAACCACGTCGAGAAGCTGGACCCGGCGCTCATCCGGAGGGGCCGCATGGACAAGCACATCGAGATGTCCTACTGCGGCTTCGAGGCCTTCAAGTTCCTGGCCAAGACGTACCTCGACGTGGACTCGCACCCGCTGTTCGACGCCGTCGGCGAGCTGCTCCGGGAGGTGCAGATGACGCCGGCCGACGTCGCCGAGAACCTCACGCCCAAGAGCCTCGACGACGGCCCGGACTCGTGCCTCGAGGACTTGGTGAAGGCGCTGGAAGAGGCCAAGGAGAAGAAGGCGAGCGGAGGGGATGAACAGAACCAGCAAGATGAGGAGGAACAGTAG